Proteins from a genomic interval of Papaver somniferum cultivar HN1 chromosome 4, ASM357369v1, whole genome shotgun sequence:
- the LOC113275043 gene encoding DEAD-box ATP-dependent RNA helicase 7-like, with amino-acid sequence MPSIALSDINFMDEVKEKKIKKEKKIKLEVENGGTDNGTPAASPSSEKKKSKKISDDSDDSMKGASTEKKKKKKRKADEEGQEDAGEIENGSASVVENGTVKKSKKQKGNDGAAVVKDDVEKEDPNALKNFRISAPLKAKLEANNIKALFQIQTMTFNDVLDGFDLVGRARTGQGKTLAFVLPILESLINGPTKDSRRTGYGRSPSVLVLLPTRELAHQVAADFELYGKSLGLTTCCVYGGSPYGPQEGALRRGVDIVIGTPGRIKDHVERGNLDFGSLKFRVLDEADEMLDMGFLDDVELILGKVKDLKTVQTLLFSATLPPRIKNITTRFLKPDKKIVDLVGNEKIKASVNVRHIVMPCSRDARATVIPDVIRCYGSGGKVIVFTETKGCASDLSGILPGARALHGDIQQATREVTIAAFRAGKFMTLVATSVAARGLDINDVQLIIQCEPPRDVEAYIHRSGRTGRAGNTGVAVMLYDPRKHNISRIEKDAGVKFEHISAPQATDIATSVAHEISAAILEVSDSVIPAFQSAAEQLIKTSGLSPVDLLSKALAKASGYTEIKSRSLLNSMENYVTVQLDAGKPVYSPSFVFGVLRRFLPENQVEAVKGVTLTADGRGAVFDVPTADLDAYLAGQENAANVSIEVLKELPKLQEKEGGNNRFRGGGGRGYGGGGRGYGGGGGRGRGGGGSWGGDRRGGGGGGGRWGR; translated from the exons ATGCCTTCAATAGCACTTTCTGATATCAACTTCATGGACGAAGTTAAAGAGAAGAAGattaagaaagagaagaagattaAGCTAGAAGTAGAAAATGGCGGCACCGATAATGGAACCCCAGCAGCTTCTCCTtcatcagagaagaagaaaagtaagAAAATTTCTGATGATAGTGATGATTCCATGAAAGGGGCATctacagagaagaaaaaaaagaaaaagaggaaagcTGATGAAGAAGGGCAGGAGGATGCTGGTGAAATTGAAAATGGGTCTGCGTCTGTTGTTGAGAATGGAACTGTTAAGAAATCTAAGAAACAGAAAGGGAATGATGGAGCTGCTGTTGTTAAAGATGATGTCGAAAAAGAGGATCCTAATGCACTGAAGAATTTTAGGATCTCTGCACCATTGAAAGCCAAGCTGGAAGCTAATAATATTAAAGCACTTTTTCAGATTCAAACTATGACTTTTAATGATGTTCTTGATGGGTTTGATTTAGTCGGTAGAGCTCGTACTGGTCAG GGAAAAACTCTTGCATTTGTGTTGCCAATATTGGAATCCTTAATTAATGGTCCCACAAAAGATTCACGGAGGACAGGTTACGGAAGGTCCCCAAGTGTTCTGGTTCTTTTACCCACAAGGGAATTGGCACATCAG GTGGCTGCCGACTTTGAGTTATATGGTAAATCACTTGGGTTAACTACCTGCTGTGTATATGGTGGATCTCCTTACGGTCCTCAAGAAGGTGCACTGAGAAGGGGGGTTGATATTGTTATTGGAACTCCTGGAAGAATAAAG GATCATGTCGAGAGGGGAAACCTTGACTTTGGCTCATTAAAGTTCCGTGTACTTGATGAAGCTGATGAGATGCTTGACATGGGTTTTCTTGACGATGTTGAACTTATTCTCG GAAAGGTTAAAGATTTGAAGACAGTCCAGACACTCCTCTTCAGTGCTACATTACCACCAAGGATTAAAAAT ATTACTACTAGGTTTTTGAAACCCGACAAGAAGATTGTAGACCTTGTTGGAAATGAGAAAATAAAGGCCAGTGTAAATGTTAGGCATATTGTCATGCCATGCTCTAGAGATGCCAGAGCAACAGTCATTCCTGATGTAATTCGCTGTTATGGCAG TGGCGGCAAGGTAATAGTTTTTACTGAGACCAAGGGTTGTGCTTCTGACCTTTCTGGGATATTGCCTGGAGCGCGTGCTTTGCATGGAGATATTCAACAAGCCACCCGTGAG GTCACAATCGCTGCTTTCAGGGCCGGCAAGTTCATGACTTTAGTAGCCACCAGTGTGGCAGCCCGTGGTTTGGACATCAATGACGTCCAGTTAATCATTCAG TGTGAACCTCCACGAGATGTAGAAGCTTACATTCATCGTTCTGGGCGTACTGGAAGGGCTG gCAACACTGGAGTTGCTGTAATGCTTTATGATCCAAGGAAGCATAACATCTCTAGAATAGAAAAAGATGCTGGTGTGAAATTTGAGCACATATCGGCTCCTCAAGCCACCGATATTGCAACTTCTGTTGCTCATGAGATATCTGCAGCAATCCTTGAAGTTTCCGACAG TGTTATTCCAGCATTTCAGTCAGCAGCTGAGCAGCTCATTAAAACCTCTGGACTCTCTCCTGTTGACCTTCTTTCAAAGGCCCTTGCCAAAGCATCT GGGTATACTGAAATAAAGAGTAGGTCGCTTCTTAATTCCATGGAAAACTATGTTACCGTACAACTCGACGCTGGAAAACCAGTCTATTCACCATC GTTTGTGTTTGGCGTTCTGAGGAGATTCTTGCCCGAAAATCAGGTTGAAGCTGTGAAAGGTGTAACTCTTACAGCAGATGGGAGGGGTGCAGTGTTTGATGTGCCTACTGCAGATCTAGATGCATATCTTGCTGGTCAGGAAAATGCAGCAAATGTGAGTATTGAAGTTCTGAAAGAATTGCCCAAGTTGCAAGAGAAGGAAGGCGGCAACAATAGATTTAGAGGTGGTGGCGGTAGAGGATATGGTGGCGGCGGTAGAGGatatggtggtggcggcggtagaGGAAGAGGAGGTGGTGGTAGCTGGGGAGGAGATCGAAGAggaggtggcggcggcggcggcagATGGGGAAGGTAA